A region of the Lentimicrobium sp. L6 genome:
GATGATATGACCAGCTGTGATATTAGCAAATAAACGCACCATTAATACGAATGGCTTAGTAAACACCCCCATGATTTCTACGATAGGCATCAATGGAATAGGGAACTTCAACCACCATGGTACACCAGGTGTATTTACAATATGTACCCAATAGTTTTTATTGGCACTTAAAGTAGTAATTACAAAAGTGAATACTGCTAAAACTCCAGTTACCGCAATATTTCCTGTTAAATTCGCTCCTCCAGGAATGATAGGAATCAAACCTAAAAGATTATTAAAGAAGATAAAGAAGAAAATAGTGAGTAAAAATGGAAGGTATTTTTCATATTTCTTTTCGCCAATAGAAGACTTGGCAATATCGTCACGAATAAAAACAATCAAAGGCTCAAAAACACTCTGCATGCCCTTTGGGGCCATTCCTTTTCTAGTTTTATAGCTTTTAGCTACACTGGCAAAAATCCACAGCATTAGAATAATACTGAACCAAAGGGCTACGACATTTTTTGTGATAGAAAAATCCCAAGGCAATCCACCTTCAGTAATTTCTATAATTTCGTGATTGGCAAAATACTGTTGCGCATCGATATAGGCTATTTTACCTTTATGTCCGCCATCTTGCATAATTGCAAAAGCGTAAGCTACATCAGCACCATGCTCAAGATCATGTATCATCTCTCCGTTAGAATCGAAAAAAACAGGGATTTTATGGTGTGTTTCATGATCTACAAAAGCAGATGACATAAATGACAACAACTGTCCATCGTGGAAAATAAGAATTGGAAGAGGAACAGAAACATGGGTATGACCCCAATTTAGAATGTGCCATTCATAGGAATCTATGACGTGCTCAATAATCATTTTACCAGCGTCGAAAACCTCTTCATCGGCAATTTCATGAATATTTTCTTTATGCTCAGTGGCATGATCAGTATGTGCCATGCTTGATTTAAGGGCAAAACCGCTTATGGTCAGGGCAATTAAAAGTAACTTTATATGCTTCAAAATCATTCTTTTAGGTAAATAATCCAAATCTCAGTTTTCTGGCCTAATTAAACATGTGCAAGTTTACAAAAAAATCTCGTAAATATCACATGAAACAGTGATTTTGGTAGAGAAAGTCCGAAATACAAAAAAAGGGTCGATCCTTCTGGCTTTAACTGGAAATATTTAGCTATATTTTTTGTTGTTTTTATATGCATGCATTTGATTTTTTTATCATGCTATTGGGGTGCTATAGTTTTGTGCAAAGTATCTATAATTTCCTAATTTATAGGACAAGCATCACTTTCAAAAACCAGGAAAGGCCATAACTATTCCTCAAAGGCCATTTTTACTAGAAAATTATCATAACAAAAAAGCAATAAAAATTATCCCCCTCATCTCTCCCATTCATCAAAGATTTTCCTATTTTTGCAATCTTATGGAGAATTTTATTGTTTCGGCGAGAAAATACAGACCAGCAACCTTCGATACCGTGGTGGGGCAACAAAGCATCACCAACACCTTGAAGAATGCCATTAGCACCAATCACTTGGCGCAAGCATACCTATTTACTGGGCCTAGAGGTGTTGGTAAAACAACAACTGCACGTATTTTTGCTAAAACCATTAATTGCATGAACCTCGATGTGGCGAATACCGAAGCCTGTAACGAGTGTGAGTCTTGTAAATCTTTTGCCACTAATTCTTCCTTTAATATATATGAACTCGATGCAGCCTCTAATAATAGCGTAGATGATATTCGTCAACTGGTGGAACAAGTTAGAATCCCTCCTCAGGTTGGTAAATACAAAATCTATATCATAGATGAGGTTCATATGCTATCTACCCAAGCTTTCAATGCCTTTTTGAAGACATTAGAGGAGCCTCCAACTTATGTGAAGTTTATTTTAGCAACTACCGAGCGTCATAAAATTATCCCGACTATTTTATCTCGTTGCCAGGTATTCAACTTCAACAGAATCACCATTAGCGATATGGCTAAACACTTGGCTTATGTGGCCAAAAATGAAGGCGTTACTGCAGAAGAAGATGCACTTCACCTGGTAGCTGAAAAAGCAGATGGTGCTTTAAGGGATGCACTTTCAATATTTGATCAATTAGTGAGCTTTACTTCAGGTCACCTGACCTATGAAAAAGTGGTAGAAAACCTGCACGTATTAGACCAAGATTATTTCTTCAAAATCACCGATGAAATCCTCAAAGGAAATATCAGTAGCGCTTTGGTATTATTGAACCAGATTATTGACAAAGGTTTCGATGGACAACACTTTATCATTGGATTGGGCGAACACTTAAGATCATTAATGATTAGCCGTGACGAAGCTACCATAGATTTGATGGACACTTCTAATAATATAAAGGAAAAATACCGTCAACAAGCTCCTCAGTTTGAAACTGGGTTCCTCATTCGATGTCTTGAGATAAACAATCAGAGCGACATCAATTACAGAACAAGCAATAACAAAAGGCTTCTTCTAGAACTGGGATTGATGCAAATGTGCGGACTGGCCTCTGGCATGTTTG
Encoded here:
- the atpB gene encoding F0F1 ATP synthase subunit A; this translates as MKHIKLLLIALTISGFALKSSMAHTDHATEHKENIHEIADEEVFDAGKMIIEHVIDSYEWHILNWGHTHVSVPLPILIFHDGQLLSFMSSAFVDHETHHKIPVFFDSNGEMIHDLEHGADVAYAFAIMQDGGHKGKIAYIDAQQYFANHEIIEITEGGLPWDFSITKNVVALWFSIILMLWIFASVAKSYKTRKGMAPKGMQSVFEPLIVFIRDDIAKSSIGEKKYEKYLPFLLTIFFFIFFNNLLGLIPIIPGGANLTGNIAVTGVLAVFTFVITTLSANKNYWVHIVNTPGVPWWLKFPIPLMPIVEIMGVFTKPFVLMVRLFANITAGHIIILGFMSLIFIFGAMTPVAGYGVSIVSVAFSIFMSLLEFLVAFIQAYVFTLLSALYFGAAVEEHH
- a CDS encoding DNA polymerase III subunit gamma/tau, yielding MENFIVSARKYRPATFDTVVGQQSITNTLKNAISTNHLAQAYLFTGPRGVGKTTTARIFAKTINCMNLDVANTEACNECESCKSFATNSSFNIYELDAASNNSVDDIRQLVEQVRIPPQVGKYKIYIIDEVHMLSTQAFNAFLKTLEEPPTYVKFILATTERHKIIPTILSRCQVFNFNRITISDMAKHLAYVAKNEGVTAEEDALHLVAEKADGALRDALSIFDQLVSFTSGHLTYEKVVENLHVLDQDYFFKITDEILKGNISSALVLLNQIIDKGFDGQHFIIGLGEHLRSLMISRDEATIDLMDTSNNIKEKYRQQAPQFETGFLIRCLEINNQSDINYRTSNNKRLLLELGLMQMCGLASGMFDKTGAEKKRIDLKKNEVPESLLTDKQDFADTLLSPNINTNVPSPENTSVSSPQKTEEKAIEPSPIPRADSQENTGPTTKPSTKEDKPKPLKRKINRGFSRDLGYSLNDEKKEADAEEDPIAYMIGKEHIAEPIEKDKLDEIINSFINELEGQPSLKSVLRSEKPALINDKEIEFKFYNKAQEQDLMSHAEVLLMKLRTQLNNYQIKIKTSILATENFKADGPMEKFEQMAKKNPNLRKLKDVLKLEIEF